The DNA segment GGCCAGGAACTCAACGACGAGTCCTACGCCATCTGCAAGGCGGACATGCTCATCAAGGGCCAGGACGTCGCCAACATCGTCGCGGGCAACACGCTGTCGGAGGATGGCCACGGCGGCAGCAAGTTCGACTACATGCTCTCCAATCCCCCATTTGGTGTCGAGTGGAAGAAGGTCGAGAAAGCGGTGCGCCAAGAGCATGAGCAGAAAGGCTTCGACGGGCGCTTTGGGCCCGGCCTGCCACGCGTGTCCGATGGCTCAATGCTGTTCCTCATGCACCTGCTTTCGAAGATGCGTCCCGCCCAGGAAGGTGGCAGCCGCTTCGGCATCGTGCTGAATGGCTCCCCGCTGTTCACCGGCGGAGCTGGCAGCGGCGAGAGCGAAATCCGCCGCTACGTGCTGGAGAACGACCTGGTTGAAGCCATTATCGGTCTGCCGACCGATATGTTCTACAACACGGGAATTTCCACCTACGTGTGGATTCTGTCGAACAAGAAGCCGGATGACCGCAAGGGCTACGTCCAGCTCATCGACGCCTCGAGCTTCTGGCAGAAGATGCGCAAGAGCCTGGGTAGCAAGCGCAAGGAAATGAGCGACGAGCATATCGACATGGTGACTCGGCTTTTTGGCGGTTTCCTTGAGGCGGAGCTCGCCACAGTACTGGACGCTGAAGGCAAGGAAGTCGGTCGTTATGTAGTGGCCGCCACAGCAAACACGCCTGATGCACCTGCTGGCGGCCAGGTCAAACTGGTGCCTATCTCTCGCATCTTCAAGAACGCAGACTTCGGCTATACCACCATCACTGTCGAACGCCCGCTGCGAGACGAGCAGGGCCAGGTGTTGCTGGGTGTCAAAGGCAAACAAAAGGGCAAGCCGCAGGCGGATAGCGCATTGCGCGATACTGAGAATGTGTCGCTCACCGATAACATCGCCGCCTACTTCAAGCGCGAGGTGCTGCCGCACGCACCGGATTCCTGGATAGACGAAGAAAAGAGCAAGGTTGGCTACGAGATTCCGTTCAATCGGCACTTCTACGTGTTTGAGCCGCCGCGCGACTTGCACACCATCGATGAAGAGCTGAAAGCCGTGTCGGCCAACATCATGAGGATGCTCGAGGAGTTGTCGGAATGAGCTTGCCGAGATATCCGAAGTACAAGGACAGCAGGTTCGAGTGGCTAGGGGAGGTGCCGGCGCATTGGGTGTGCGTCCGTCTCGCCACGCTTTTCCGTGAGGTGAACGAGCCTGGGAATGATGACATGCCTGTCCTGAGCGTTTCTATTCACGATGGAGTCTCTGATAGAGAGCTTGACGAAAATGAGCTGGAAAGGAAGGTTACGAGGAGTGATGACCGCGCAAAATACAAAGCTGTAGCTCCGGGAGACCTCACCTACAACATGATGAGGGCATGGCAGGGCGGATTCGGCACGGTCACCGTATACGGGATGGTGAGTCCGGCCTATGTCGTCGCTCGTCCGATGCGGGACTTCCTGACGTCCCACATCGAAATGCTCCTGCGAACACCGATGGCTATATCGGAAATAAGGAGGTATTCGCGAGGAATTACGGACTTTCGCCTTCGTCTGTACTGGGAGGACTTTAAAGGTCTCCAGATAGCCCTGCCTCCTCTGGCAGAGCAATTAGCTATCGCCTCCTTCCTTGGCCGCGAAACCGACAAGATTGACTCGCTGATTGCCGAGCAGGAAATGCTCCTCGCCCTGCTGGCAGAAAAGCGCCAGGCGACCATCTCCCATGTGGTCACGCGGGGCCTGAATCCCAACGTGACGATGAAGGATTCCGGCGTGGCGTGGCTGGGTGAGGTACCGGCACATTGGGAGGTCACACGGCTCAAGTTTGTCGCGTCAGTTCAAACTGGGATTGCGAAGGGCAAGGACACGACAGGCAAGGCAACCATCACTGTGCCTTATCTCCGCGTGGCCAATGTTCAGGATGGATTCCTGGCATTGGACGACATCGCCATGATAGACATCGAGCCAGAACAATTGGAGAGGTATCGGCTACTACCTGGAGACGTGCTAATGAATGAGGGCGGCGACTTCGACAAATTGGGGCGTGGCGCTATCTGGTATGGTGAAATTCACGACTGCATTCACCAGAATCATGTTTTTGCCGTTCGTCCTCACGGTGTGGACGCGCGCTGGCTCAATCAAATCACAAGCTCACAGTACGCGCAGTTCTATTTCATGGGGCGCTCCAAACAGAGTACCAACTTGGCTTCCATATCGTCGTCAAACATCATGGAACTGCCCGTGCTAATCCCCCCTCCCGAAGAGCAGGGGACCATATTGACGTTCATCGACGCCGAAACCGCCAAACTCGACAATCTTAAAGCCGCAGCCATACACACCATCGAGTTGCTCAAGGAGCGCCGCAGCGCCTTGATTGCAGCCGCCGTCACCGGCAAAATCGATGTGCGCGAGGCAGTGCCGGAGGAGTTGGCCGCATGAGCGACATCCAATTGTTCCGGCTGTCCAATGGCAGCGCGAGCGAGCTGCCCAGCCGCGCCGCCACGTTGGAGCGCCACTTGCAAGGCCTCATCGAAGCGCAAATGCCGACCTTCCTCGGCGTGCGCTTCCTGGCCAGCGAATACGCGACAGGCAAGACCCACAAGGGCCGTATCGATTCGCTGGGTCTGGATGAGAACGGCTGCCCGGTCATCATCGAGTACAAGCGCCACAGCAACGAGAATGTCATCAACCAGGGACTGTTCTATTTGGATTGGCTGCTGGACCATCAGGCGGAGTTCCGCTGGTTGGTGATGGAAAAGCTTGGCAAGGACGTGGCCGAGCAAATCGAGTGGGCGGGCACGCGCCTGCTGTGCATCGCCGCCGACTTCACGCGCTACGACCAGCACGCCGTGCAGCAGATTCCGCGCAATATCGAGCTGATTCGCTACAAGCTGTTCGGCGACGACCTGCTGTTGCTGGAACTGGTGAACGCCCAGAGCGTCCCCGACGCTACGGTGGTCAAGCCGGCGCCAGCCGAAGCATCCACCGAGCCTGAAAAACCAAAACCGGCAAGCAAAGACAAGTCTCTGGAAGAGCAGCTTGCGCTGGCCACACCGGAGATTCGCGAGTTGTACTCGCAAACGACCAGCTTCCTGACTGCGCTGGGTGACGACGTGCAGGAAAAGCGCCTGAAACTCTATACCGCCTTCCGGCGCCTGAAGAACTTCGCCTGCGTGATTGCCTACCCGAATCGCCTACTCATCACGCTCAAGCTCGACCCGGCCTCGGTTGCGCTTGAGGAAGGCTTCAGTCGCGATGTCAGCCAGGTCGGCCACTGGGGCACCGGCGACCTCGAGTTGACCCTCCATAGACTGGCGGACCTCGAACGAGCCAAACCGCTGATAGAGCGCAGTTACGCAGAAGGCTAAGAGGCGCCCCTCGCCTGCCCATCCAAAAATAATATCGAATGCATACGGGTCAAGCATGAGCAACCTGCACCAGGAACACCACTTCGAAGCAGAAATCTGCCAGTCCCTGGCAGCTAGCGGTTGGTTCTATGCTGAAGGCGATGCGGCTTACTATGACCGCGCCAACGCACTTTTCCTACCCGACCTGCTAGCTTGGATTGAGGCGACCCAGCCCGACACCTGGCAACGCCTGACTAAGACCCATGGGCCGGCCCTCAAGGAACGCCTGGCTGAGCGGGTACGTAAGAGCCTGAACGAGCGCGGGACGCTGGATGTGCTCCGCCGTGGCGTCGAAATGCTGGGGCTGAAGGCGCCACTATCGCTGGTGCAGTTCAAGCCCGCCCTGGCCATCAACCCGGTCATCCAGCAGCACTACACCGCCAACCGGCTGCGAGTGGTGCGTCAAGTACGGCACTCGCTGAACCATCCGCAAGACGCGCTGGACCTGGTGCTGTTCGTCAACGGCATTCCGGTCGCCACTGCCGAGCTGAAGTCGGACTTCACGCAAAGCGTGCAGGATGCTGTGGACCAATACCGCTTCGACCGGCATCCCCAGCCCAAGGGCGGGCAAGCAGAGCCGGTGCTGAGCTTCCCAGGCGGGGCGCTGGTGCACTTCGCCGTGAGCCAGACTGAGGTCACGATGACCACCCGTCTGGCTGGTCCGGCCACACATTTCCTGCCGTTCAACCGAGGCAACGCAGGCGCGGCGGGCAATGCCCCGAACCCCAATGGCTTCACCACTGCCTACCTGTGGGACGAGGTGTGGGCGCGTGAGAGCTGGCTCGACATCCTGCACCGCTACCTGATTGGCAAGCGCGACGAGAAGAAGCAGCCAAAGACCGTCATCTTCCCGCGTTATCACCAGCTCGATGCGACACGCAAGCTAGTGGCCGATGTACTGGCGCAAGGCCCTGGCCAGCGTTACCTGATTCAGCATTCGGCGGGCTCGGGCAAGACCAATTCAATTGCCTGGACGGCACACTTCCTCGCCGACCTGCACAACGCCGAACACCAGAAGATGTTCGACAGCGTGCTGGTGGTGTCGGACCGCACAGTGCTGGACGCGCAGCTGCAGGAAGCCATCTTCGATTTCGAGCGTACCACCGGCGTGGTGGCCACCATCACCAACGAGCACGGCAGCAAGAGCGCGCAACTGGGCCAAGCGCTCAAGGATGGCAAGAAAATCATCGTCTGCACCATCCAGACCTTTCCGTTCGCCTTGCAGGCGGTGCAGGAGCTGGCGGCGACCGAGGGCAAGCGCTTCGCCGTCATCGCCGATGAAGCCCACAGCTCGCAGACCGGCGAGGCGGCGGCCAAGCTCAAGCAATTGCTGTCGGCCGAAGAATGGGCCGAGCTGCAGGATGGCGGTGAAATCGACACCGAGGTCCTGTTGGCCGCCCAAATGGAGGCGCGCACCGGCGCCAAGGGTCTGACCTACGTGGCTTTCACGGCCACGCCCAAGCTGAAGACGTTGGAGTTGTTCGGCCGGCCCGGCCCCGACGGGCTACCGCAGCCCTTCCATGTGTATTCGATGCGCCAGGCCATCGAGGAAGGCTTCATCCTCGATGTGCTGAAGAACTACACGACCTATAAGCTCGCGTTTAGGCTGGCCCACGACGGCCAAGAATACGACGAAAAGCAGGTCGAGCGCAGTACCGCGATGAAGGGCATCATGCAGTGGGTCCGGCTGCACCCGTACAACATCGCGCAGAAGGTACAAATCGTCGTCGAGCACTACCGCGAGAACGTACAGCCACTCTTGGAGGGCAAAGCGAAAGCCATGGTCGTCGTGGCCAGCCGCAAGGAGGCGGTGCGCTGGCAAAAGGCCATTCGCGCCTATATCGGAAAGCAGAACTATCCGCTGGGCGTGCTGGTGGCGTTCTCTGGCGAAATCGACGACCCTGAGAGCTATCCGGCGCCGGTGACCGAGACCAGCAAGGAACTGAATCCCGGCCTAAAGGGGCGCGACATCCGCGATGCGTTCGCCGAGCCCGAGTATCACCTGCTGCTCGTCGCCAACAAGTTCCAAACTGGCTTTGACCAGCCCTTGCTGTGCGGCATGTACGTGGACAAGATGCTCGGCGGCATCCAAGCCGTACAGACGCTGTCGCGCTTGAATCGCGCCCACCCTGGTAAGGACACCACCTACATCCTCGACTTCGTCAACGACGCCGGCGAAATCCTCAAGGTGTTCAAGACCTACTACGAGACCGCCCAACTGGAGGCCACGACCGACCCGCATCACGTCTACGACCTGCGCGCCAAGCTCGATGCCACCGGCCACTACGACGACTTCGAGGTGGACCGCGTGACAAAGGTCGAACTAGACCCGAAGGGAACGCAGGCGCAGCTAAGTACTGCCATCGCGCCAGTGGCCGACCGCTTGCTCAAGCGCTACAAGGCTGCACAACAGGACAAGGTTACTGCCGAGGCGCAGCGCGATGACAGGGCTGCCCAGGCGGCCAAGGACACGCTCGATGCGCTGGTCCTGTTCAAGAACGACATGGGTGCGTTTGTGCGCCTCTACGCGTTCCTATCGCAGATTTTCGACTACGGCAATACCGATATCGAAAGGCGCTTCCTGTTCTACAAGCGCCTCATTCCGCTGCTGGAGTTCGGCCGCGACCGCGATACCGTCGACCTGTCCAA comes from the Cupriavidus basilensis genome and includes:
- a CDS encoding type I restriction-modification system subunit M, with product MNHQALSSFIWSVADLLRGDYKQSEYGRVILPFTVLRRLDCVLESTKMAVLAEFDAKTKAGLNPAPFLTRKAGQSFYNTSPLDLVKLLGDQDHIRQNLYAYIQAFSPAARDIFERFDFHTQVERLAKANLLYLVTEKFANIDLHPTTVDNAQMGLVFEELIRKFAEISNETAGEHFTPREVIRLMVNLLFIEDDDVLTTGNAVVRTIYDPTAGTGGMLSVAGEYLLEHNPAARLTMFGQELNDESYAICKADMLIKGQDVANIVAGNTLSEDGHGGSKFDYMLSNPPFGVEWKKVEKAVRQEHEQKGFDGRFGPGLPRVSDGSMLFLMHLLSKMRPAQEGGSRFGIVLNGSPLFTGGAGSGESEIRRYVLENDLVEAIIGLPTDMFYNTGISTYVWILSNKKPDDRKGYVQLIDASSFWQKMRKSLGSKRKEMSDEHIDMVTRLFGGFLEAELATVLDAEGKEVGRYVVAATANTPDAPAGGQVKLVPISRIFKNADFGYTTITVERPLRDEQGQVLLGVKGKQKGKPQADSALRDTENVSLTDNIAAYFKREVLPHAPDSWIDEEKSKVGYEIPFNRHFYVFEPPRDLHTIDEELKAVSANIMRMLEELSE
- a CDS encoding restriction endonuclease subunit S; protein product: MPVLSVSIHDGVSDRELDENELERKVTRSDDRAKYKAVAPGDLTYNMMRAWQGGFGTVTVYGMVSPAYVVARPMRDFLTSHIEMLLRTPMAISEIRRYSRGITDFRLRLYWEDFKGLQIALPPLAEQLAIASFLGRETDKIDSLIAEQEMLLALLAEKRQATISHVVTRGLNPNVTMKDSGVAWLGEVPAHWEVTRLKFVASVQTGIAKGKDTTGKATITVPYLRVANVQDGFLALDDIAMIDIEPEQLERYRLLPGDVLMNEGGDFDKLGRGAIWYGEIHDCIHQNHVFAVRPHGVDARWLNQITSSQYAQFYFMGRSKQSTNLASISSSNIMELPVLIPPPEEQGTILTFIDAETAKLDNLKAAAIHTIELLKERRSALIAAAVTGKIDVREAVPEELAA
- a CDS encoding DUF5655 domain-containing protein, encoding MSDIQLFRLSNGSASELPSRAATLERHLQGLIEAQMPTFLGVRFLASEYATGKTHKGRIDSLGLDENGCPVIIEYKRHSNENVINQGLFYLDWLLDHQAEFRWLVMEKLGKDVAEQIEWAGTRLLCIAADFTRYDQHAVQQIPRNIELIRYKLFGDDLLLLELVNAQSVPDATVVKPAPAEASTEPEKPKPASKDKSLEEQLALATPEIRELYSQTTSFLTALGDDVQEKRLKLYTAFRRLKNFACVIAYPNRLLITLKLDPASVALEEGFSRDVSQVGHWGTGDLELTLHRLADLERAKPLIERSYAEG
- a CDS encoding type I restriction endonuclease subunit R, whose protein sequence is MSNLHQEHHFEAEICQSLAASGWFYAEGDAAYYDRANALFLPDLLAWIEATQPDTWQRLTKTHGPALKERLAERVRKSLNERGTLDVLRRGVEMLGLKAPLSLVQFKPALAINPVIQQHYTANRLRVVRQVRHSLNHPQDALDLVLFVNGIPVATAELKSDFTQSVQDAVDQYRFDRHPQPKGGQAEPVLSFPGGALVHFAVSQTEVTMTTRLAGPATHFLPFNRGNAGAAGNAPNPNGFTTAYLWDEVWARESWLDILHRYLIGKRDEKKQPKTVIFPRYHQLDATRKLVADVLAQGPGQRYLIQHSAGSGKTNSIAWTAHFLADLHNAEHQKMFDSVLVVSDRTVLDAQLQEAIFDFERTTGVVATITNEHGSKSAQLGQALKDGKKIIVCTIQTFPFALQAVQELAATEGKRFAVIADEAHSSQTGEAAAKLKQLLSAEEWAELQDGGEIDTEVLLAAQMEARTGAKGLTYVAFTATPKLKTLELFGRPGPDGLPQPFHVYSMRQAIEEGFILDVLKNYTTYKLAFRLAHDGQEYDEKQVERSTAMKGIMQWVRLHPYNIAQKVQIVVEHYRENVQPLLEGKAKAMVVVASRKEAVRWQKAIRAYIGKQNYPLGVLVAFSGEIDDPESYPAPVTETSKELNPGLKGRDIRDAFAEPEYHLLLVANKFQTGFDQPLLCGMYVDKMLGGIQAVQTLSRLNRAHPGKDTTYILDFVNDAGEILKVFKTYYETAQLEATTDPHHVYDLRAKLDATGHYDDFEVDRVTKVELDPKGTQAQLSTAIAPVADRLLKRYKAAQQDKVTAEAQRDDRAAQAAKDTLDALVLFKNDMGAFVRLYAFLSQIFDYGNTDIERRFLFYKRLIPLLEFGRDRDTVDLSKVVLTHHSLRNTGRQPLRLNHGEAPKLPPMDAVGSGAVQDKQKAFLEEIIQKVNGLFEGDLTDDDQLVYVNGVLKGKLLENETLMQQAMSNSKEQFANSPDLKDALMHAIMDALDAHNTMSTQALGSERVREGLKEILLGPAQLYEALRQRSTANRPSAM